The window CTTATAGTATACACTTCTGCGTTTCTCTCGAGGTCATGGCCATGGGCTCGAAGAAAATGGGATTTGATTAATAATATCCAATGCGGCTTGACCGAGTGTGTTCTTGTTCTTATGATCTTTAAAATACTAATCAAATCAACAacaattaagattattttttttttctatagtttttAGGTTCTTAAACACTTTGTTGCACAGTTCCAGGATAGggattttttacattttatccGCCACTTGAACCCAACTTCTGTCTTGTCGTtgctataaaaaacaattgaaacaaTTATAGATGAACAACTCATAGATGATTAAgacttaaaattgaaataaatacaaaattataacATCTCTTTATCATTCTCGTAAAGCATAACACCAAATAGGGAAGCAATAGCTATTTGACTGTTGTTTTGTCTCGGGTTagatgttttatttaatatatatatataggtttttttaacGTGTTCTTGTAGTTAGAAAAACCCTAagagcaaataaaaaagtttatggatgtatgtaattaaataaatcgagatctatacatgttaataaataaaaaattcataatgacaactaaaaataaaactagaaaaatcgaGAGGTaaatatagatcaaaatatttaatcttgcaaAATGAAACATTTACCTagttgtgtttgctaaatttatttattaaatattttttattcaatcaaacgataataaaaataaacacacatactaaattgattgaataaaataaaaggagaaaaaacattatgcaaAGTTGTttcatatattagaaatattatttgaaaataaatattttttattttcaaaaacatagtacatctatacaaaagataagaaaaacaaaaattatagatgaattagaaatatatttttaaaaattaaatacacataaaataattttttaaaaatctctatccaaaaaggttaaataagtaaaaaacaaaatcacaaatgaaggatattaattgaaacataaatttaaaaaagacatatcaaaaaagatatcaattagaaaaaattaaaaattatatataaaaaaataacctaggtgttatgatttaatttatcaaacttgTGATTTGAGTTATAGACTCAACtggattaaataattttttatctcttaaataTATACTTAACCGCTATCTCcggttaaatatatttaagagaTAGAAAATAAGGGACGGACAACTGTCCAcccctatattttttaaaagaaaaatatataaacgaCGTGTCATTTATGAGCTCATATTTTAGCCATCAATGTGGTTGCCGGAAAAATAAGGcagtattttttttgtcctaaaaactcaatttttaagcTATTTCAACCCAAAAAACCTTATCAACATCCTTAAAACACTCACAAACCAACCTATTAACCTAAAAAAAGGTCtaaaaacctaaaatcaaattagtttagatttatcttttttaatttagatatttttttaggctATATTGAGGCTAAAAAATACCACCATCAAACCCATCTCGTTGCATAaaacccatgaaaaaaaaatctattttggtGGTCACAAATGGCTTAAACAAAGACTTTCTCTCTCATCGTTAAAATTTAATGACTTCTCTCTCTTTGATCAGTGATCGGgtactgaaaaataataaatataaatttttgtatcaaaagtgattttttgaaattaaaagatctaaattgtataaattatgttatttttaaaatttgaggatttaaatgcatttttcatgaaatatctGGTACGCCATCCATGTTTGACATCATTTTCATTacaatctcttttctttcaattccaccattatttaaaaaaataaaagcaatttgCAAATCAAATCAccttaaaatattttgagtaccaaaataaattattaaaaaataaacaacaagtTTTTATTACTTTGCTTGTGTATGAACAGTACCCATCAACAGTAAAAAAACCCACTTGCCGAAGAGTTTAATAGcacgttttttttattgatttacgtgggtgtccgggccaacttacgcgcaccacgactaatctcacggcccactgaacaccctgcaaacccagtgggcatgtaaggcaccgcgggggtgacaggcgtgcacgtGAGGACTCGAACCCAGGAGTAGCAGGAAGAGACAAACCCCTCCTACCGCCAGGCCAAGACCCTCGGTGCACGTTTTTAGTAATAGCTAATGGCATTACACCACAACAATCCCCAACAGAGGTTTTATACATTCTATCTATTATAGCTGAAGAGATTCAATATATAGAGAGCATTATGGACGTAGATGTTTTGAATCCAAGACATGAAGATTGTCCTTGAATGTTCTCTCCAATGAGGTCGCCTCGTATTTTGTCTTGTAGGAAGATTGATTAGAAAACAACCTCGAGTAGTGGATGCCAAGCCCTATAGGAAGGTGGAGCACTCAATATATAGCCCTCCTCAATACACAGTGCTATCTTCTTTTTCCCCTCCGAGCAAGATCgacatcttgtttttttctagtttctctTGGACGATTGAGCCTTTCTCAATCAATCTATAGATCCCGAAGGCTGCTTTTCCAATAGGCCAGCCGGCGGAATGACAAGAGGATCGATCCGGCAATTATATATACCGCCACAGTCGAAAAGGcatgtttcttttaattaattaggggTGAGGGAAAAAAAACGAGTAACcagaaaaatggaagaaattaaaaaaaccaaaccaaaccccTAGAAATATTCGATTCAGTTTGGGTTtggttttaaaagaaaagaattaatcAAACCAAACCAGTTTAGTTTAAAACCCAAACCCATCCTACCCTAGTCCAAGATTGTTAAAATCGTGAATTGACTCTTAAaatcttatgattttacgagtcaacatgTATATGACGTGTCAAATCTGGTTTAAACTTGAAATCGGTCAAACTTAGTTAAAATCGGTAAAATTGGAtcgattttacgagtttgatcgatttcgagttttaacccgtaaaagttaaaaaatttattgcctCCCTGTCCAAGTCCCCTGACACTCCACTACATAGTCTCCACTTCCCAGTCTCCCCTTTCCCTGTTGCCtaaatcttaaattttcaaTCTTAACAGGCTAACATCAGCATTAGAGGATTTTGAGTATGGGAAAATCTTATACTGTATTTGAGGTCAGGAAGGCATGATCGGAGGATCGAAACCCTGGAAAGACAGGGGTAGATGGTGAGAAATCAAATGAGTAAAATAAGAGATATGAATACTTATATAGAAAGAAATAGTATGTTTTAGACTAACCATTTGTTAACTGCAAAGAGAGACGACAAAGACTCAGAGAGAACTTGAAATACATGTCTTGCTTGGTGGGATATTTGGACATTATTTCTAGGATTTGttactaacataaaaaagatggaAGATGAGGTGACGTGAGAttaaattgatgtcattttgtatatttttattctcattGTCACGGGTTCATTGTATTGGTCtccgttaatttttttaaaaaaagttggtgATATACTTTAGAATGTTGTATCATCTCACTAGTTGTCTGCAGTGTGTTTCAAGACCTATTCTCAAGAAAATGTTCTGAAACTCTATCAATAAAACATAGttgttcaatcttattttttttctttttgtatttttaagttatttaaactatgtatgaatttttatttgaattatgtattttaaggtgtttggacatttgtattgtttatttcacttttattttaattgtgttatattattatttactacctGACTGaaattgtcaatatataattagttaaaatatttttcttgtgattttacgATTTGAGTTTACGATCTgaatttatattgtatatttcgTGTCGTgttaaaaaagcatttttaacaacTTTGCCGTAGTCCTTAAATGTGCATGAAAATTTCTCCAGGGGCTGTGATGCGGAAGTGCTACAgtctatttaattaattgtattgTATTATTGGATATAGAATTTATGATTTGGTGTGTTTGTTGTTAGATGTGTtttaattgcaataaaaaatctcatttagCTTCGGTGAAttacaatatcttttttttcaccATAGTCTGGAACATTGGGGCACAAAATCATGGTTTTAccaatttagaataaaaataaactgaataaaaacccatcaatttaaacttatttttaatttagttcggttctaaatataaaaaatcaaatcaaataaaaaataatatgaagatTTTAGAGAAAGAGATACGTATGAAAAATGCATACACCATCCTTGAATGATAGTGGAGAAAGAGATACGTAGAAGTAATATACCTCATATGCCCAAACCATCCCTACGCTCTACGTACTTGGTGTCTATCCTTATGATCCACGTCGTAGAGTTGAAGATGAATATTCTATAATTATTCAAacatttattattcttattatatattatctatttgatattaaaagatacagttttcatgtttaattaactactagatattaattagagtatttctattttaactcaattgaaaaataatttctctttatattttcatatttatattattaatagatattaaaaaataatatataataatggtaaagcattgaaaaaataatctctttttttccttcttaatgtgaacttaaaaaaaaaaaaccgttcTTGTAGGAAGTGCTAGGAAATGCCGCATGGTATATAAGGAAaacttagagaaaaaaaagatatttttttaaggaaaaacttCTTCACTTCACTTGTAcgagaataagaaaaaaacccctcaaacaaaaaaatatcaaagtacAAAGGGTATATATTATCTTAACGATTTTAGTAACAtatttacaatatatttttaatatttatcatacatgaattaaaaataaatatttttatttttaaaatttaatattcatttactacaattgattattttaaagtCATAGACTTAACCTTCAAAACGTCTTAAAATCCtaccaaaaaaaattggtttgcaAATATCTGTCACCAACCCTTTACTCGTTTATTTATAAAGATTAAAAGAATTACATGAACAcataattatcaattatctaaatAGTAAAAAAGATTTACATGAACAcataattatcaattatctaaatAGTAAAAAACTCAAGTTCCTTAGCATTTTGGAACATGGAGCATTAGAGACGGAGCTAGAGTTAGTTACCAGGGAGGCCCAAAacttaagatataatttattattagaaaatttatttatttaaaataaaattaatattattttattttatatataaacactaaataataaaaaaaatctaaaatattttgccCCCCCTGCTTGCCTACCTCTGGTTCCGCCCATGTGGAGCATCATGCCTCTCCCATTGAAGGTCCTCTATTTGCCCTTTGGAACAATCAATATTCAAGGTGCAATACACAAGTTTGAGCAATTTGATCTTCCTTAACGGTTGTAATCTTGTAATTCCATCTGCTCAATAATCAATCTCCGATTATATGGATTAACAATCACtcgtcctctctctctctcaatggcttaattaattaagttcttcttcttcttcttcttcttcgcttAACATTATTTATAGAATTTGGAGAACAGAGCAACTCCTTCATCTTCAATGGGTTCGATAAAAAGTTGTCAAAGCTAGCTGCCTACTCATGATCGATGTAGCCTAATGCATCTACTTGAGGGAACACTTTGTCTGCATACATGGAAACAAGGTCATAGTTTGGATCTATTAAAATCTCATAGAAGAGTATTTCAGTTAGGTAAACTTACTTATTAGGGCATACAGACCCTCCGCGAGTGGGTCCTTAAACACAAGGGAGGGTGCTTGCCTCTGCCCTTCACTGCAATCATAGCAGTCTCACCTCCTCTCTGATTTCCAATCCCCATATCCTGAGATGAAGTTTTCCAGGTCATAATTAATTGGAAGTGACAATAAGGACAGTCGGGACCATTTCTCTTGACCATGAAGAAGATAGATTAACCTCGGGATCCCAACTGCAAAGTCATTAgctattttgatttatttgcgcaaaaaaactcaagattttaataaaataatgcaattgtcaaaaaaatttagtcAAATAACTCAATTTATGATTGTTGAGTTGAAAATTGAGACATTAAATAAATGTCAAGTTTATAAAacgatttaattttatgaaaaaataagttgtcaCGATATATTAAAATCTTGCTATTTAggcaaatttttttcaaattatatattctgtcaatatctttaatttaatgtgttcatttaagaaaaaaaaataatttaaaccatATTGCCATCTAGAACACCTACAGAAAAGACAACAGAAGGTTCAAATTTGTATCTATAtacatcttaattaatttatcccaccataatcataataatagGTGAAGAATTTAGAACATTTGCTCCGAATTATAATATTACATTGATAAGCAAAACTAAACTAGAAGAACACAGGACAATTATCCCCATTAATTATTgctgtataataataattaaattatcttcaaaaattaagTTAACCACTCTAGCTAGCTAGTAGAATTAAATTAAGTTGTCCTACAGGAATATAAAACACAAGAtgactaaattaaatattagcAGTAGCTTTTGACAGGGGGAGGTAGCAGATAATAGAGTTTTCATTTCCAGGCTGTTACAATGTGAGTGATATTGTTCTGATTGAACAGAAGGGAAATGCCTCTGTTAACTAGGCTTATGATGATCAAAACTGAAGTATCTTTAGAGGGTCGTCTCAGTATATATACATCATCTTCCATGCGATGAGCTAACGCGGAAATTAGAGAAACATGATGGTATCCATGATGAATTAGTATCAGTTCCTCATCATTCTAAGCGCCAGTGCTTGAAGCTCACCCAGGTCGCTATTGCATGGCCTTTTGACCTTTGCACGAGATTGGAATGCAAACTCCTCTCTGCTTTGTATATCTTGCATATTCATCATCCCACGATCAATATTGTTGCTGATGAGGTCAACTGAATCAAGTGAGCTTTGTGGAGAGATTGGATTGATGTAATTTGGATGAGTTGGAAATGATGGCACCCCAGATATGTTATTTCCTTGCCACTGATGGTGAATATTCTCTGCATTAATGCGTGGTGAATCGATTAGATTTTGTGCTAGTTGAGCCTTCACTTGCATCAACTGTGCTTGCAAACATGCAACCTACAAAACAAGAAGAGTTGCCAAAAGTTAGAACTTCCTTAATTTGTACAGAAATACTGTATCTCCAGAGATATGACCCAGCTGCATGATTTGAGGACTCGCACGGCAAGACCCACCCCCTAtcatcaacaaaagaaaaatacttgatGGGTTTAATTTAGAAAGAAATTCTTTAAATTAAGATTCTGAGCTTACAGTAAGAATTGAACATTCAGGCGTAgctttcaattaaaaagaaaaaaataataatgaaaaaacactgtataatgcattgattttcaaagaaaatcataaatcctAGTGGGAGTAAAAAACtagacttttttcttctttttccacgATCCCTtttccagcaaaaaaaaaatgaaaaataaaacacagtCAAGAACGGAGAATCTTGTACCATCTATGATCCATGGTATGCTtgaaaaacatatgaaaaaaag is drawn from Populus nigra chromosome 5, ddPopNigr1.1, whole genome shotgun sequence and contains these coding sequences:
- the LOC133693252 gene encoding LOB domain-containing protein 16-like, translating into MASSGTGTGSPCGACKFLRRKCASDCIFAPYFCSEQGPARFAAIHKVFGASNVSKLLLHVPVAERCEAVVTIAYEAQARIRDPVYGCVAHIFALQQQVACLQAQLMQVKAQLAQNLIDSPRINAENIHHQWQGNNISGVPSFPTHPNYINPISPQSSLDSVDLISNNIDRGMMNMQDIQSREEFAFQSRAKVKRPCNSDLGELQALALRMMRN